The following nucleotide sequence is from Primulina tabacum isolate GXHZ01 chromosome 2, ASM2559414v2, whole genome shotgun sequence.
gagaaaaAGCAATAGTAGGACCCGAGCACGTACAGATAACAATAGACAAGGTTACCGTAGTTCGAGAAAAACTCAAGACAGCTCAAGATCGACAAAGGAGTTGGGCAGATCTGAAAAAAAGGCCAGTGGAATTCAACGTTGGTGGGAAGGCCTACAAAAAAGTGTCACCTATGAAAGGAGTTGTCCGATTCAGTAAAGCTGGGAAGCTAAACCCCCGTTATGTAGGaccctttgagattttggaaaagGTGGGCACACTAGCATACAGATTGGCCATGCCACCAAGCATGTCTAGAATTCACAACGTTTTCCACGTGTCCCAACTACGGAAATACATCTCGGACCCAAGCCACGTGTTGGAAGCAGAACCGCTCATGATCGAAAGTAACTTGGGAGAAGAGCTGAAGTACGAAGAAGTTTCCATCAGAATCGTGGACACCAAGGACCAGGTACTAAGGCG
It contains:
- the LOC142537488 gene encoding uncharacterized protein LOC142537488, which produces MYRDLKMNFWWNGMKRDVAEFVSKCQVCQQVKAEHQRPGGLLQPLEIPEWKWEHISMDFVVGLPKSRQGQDGIWDEVGEKAIVGPEHVQITIDKVTVVREKLKTAQDRQRSWADLKKRPVEFNVGGKAYKKVSPMKGVVRFSKAGKLNPRYVGPFEILEKVGTLAYRLAMPPSMSRIHNVFHVSQLRKYISDPSHVLEAEPLMIESNLGEELKYEEVSIRIVDTKDQVLRRRIIPYVKVQWTNHTEREATWELEERMRDQYPYLFIDQVNPSFEHETSHKEGGMLNPGFCTSVIISD